From one Rosa rugosa chromosome 4, drRosRugo1.1, whole genome shotgun sequence genomic stretch:
- the LOC133744241 gene encoding uncharacterized protein LOC133744241, translated as MSVDKSWMKLKRSDIRYFDGVANFIDYATTHVKDRDGKLFCPCRDCINIDRELPATIQYHLLYRGFMQDYTVWRKHGEKVVNDSGSSGNSHNHSDGNVAAHFDQCDDMQELIEECIQQDPNGDAQKFYKLLEESEVPLYPECKKYSNLSFIVNLMHIKSTGNMSNKAFDQLLELLKNAFPMCEKLPTSNYGAKKIVKELGLHYERIDACKNDCVIYYKELADASECPTCKLSRWKTQRTTIKKKGKKVKKIPWKVLRYFPLTPRLQRLFMSSKTAPDMRWHFEDRVKDGVLRHPADAEAWKTFDQIHPSFGNEHRNS; from the exons ATGTCAGTTGATAAATCATGGATGAAGTTAAAACGGTCAGATATAAGGTATTTTGATGGAGTCGCAAATTTCATCGATTACGCTACTACGCATGTCAAAGATAGAGATGGGAAACTGTTTTGTCCATGCCGAGATTGTATAAATATAGATAGAGAATTGCCAGCAACAATACAGTATCATCTTTTGTACAGGGGTTTTATGCAAGACTATACAGTATGGCGTAAACATGGGGAGAAGGTGGTTAATGATAGTGGTAGCAGTGGTAATAGTCACAATCATAGTGATGGTAATGTGGCTGCCCATTTTGATCAATGTGATGATATGCAAGAACTAATAGAAGAATGTATCCAACAAGATCCCAATGGAGATGCGCAGAAGTTTTACAAATTGTTGGAGGAATCAGAAGTGCCATTGTATCCTGAGTGCAAGAAATATTCCAACTTGTCATTTATTGTCAACTTGATGCACATCAAGAGTACTGGTAATATGAGCAACAAGGCATTTGACCAGTTATTGGAATTGTTGAAAAATGCATTCCCCATGTGTGAAAAATTGCCGACATCAAACTATGGAGCAAAGAAGATTGTAAAAGAGCTTGGACTTCATTATGAGAGGATTGACGCCTGCAAAAATGATTGTGTAATATATTACAAGGAGCTCGCAGATGCATCTGAATGTCCTACATGCAAGCTTTCAAGGTGGAAGACACAACGCACtaccataaaaaaaaagggaaaaaaggtTAAAAAGATTCCGTGGAAAGTTTTGCGATATTTTCCACTCACACCTAGACTTCAACGACTATTTATGTCATCTAAGACAGCTCCAGATATGAGGTGGCATTTTGAAGACCGTGTGAAAGATGGTGTTTTAAGGCATCCAGCAGATGCGGAGGCTTGGAAAACTTTCGATCAAATTCATCCATCATTCGGCAATGAGCATCGAAAT TCATAG
- the LOC133743803 gene encoding transcription factor bHLH96-like → MALEAVVYPKDYNPFSYVCKDFYSLAPSNWGYDFSLQENIQDKALVGLLDHQYNNIHHHQGSLNENWEYNCSSSPPSLLQNVKDWDPHSSPEALATPPPATTGRRKRRRTRSSKNKEEMENQRMTHIVVERNRRKQMNEYLAVLRSLMPTSYVQRGDQASIIGGAINFVKELEQLLQSMDGSHKRATKPEQVPLAEFFTFPQFSTPATTQCNSNTSSSSSSSSEGIQISDEPSLAPRSNNNNNQWAAADIEVTMVDSHANLKILSKKRPRQLLKMVAGFQSLGLSVLHLNVTTVDEMVLYSVSVKIEEECLLNTVDEIAAAVNEMLRRIQEAGFS, encoded by the exons ATGGCATTAGAAGCCGTGGTTTACCCAAAAGACTACAACCCATTTAGCTATGTGTGCAAAGATTTCTACTCCCTTGCACCTTCTAACTGGGGCTATGATTTTAGCTTACAAGAGAATATTCAAGACAAAGCCCTTGTTGGACTTCTTGATCATCAGTATAACAACATACACCATCACCAAGGCAGTCTCAATGAAAATTGGGAGTATAACTGCTCATCATCTCCTCCTTCACTTCTGCAAAATGTGAAGGATTGGGATCCTCATTCCTCACCTGAGGCCTTGGCAACCCCGCCACCGGCAACAACAGGTAGACGCAAACGCCGTCGTACCAGAAGCAgcaagaacaaagaagaaatggagaaCCAACGCATGACCCACATTGTAGTGGAGCGCAACCGCCGCAAGCAAATGAACGAGTACCTCGCCGTCCTCCGCTCTTTGATGCCAACGTCTTATGTTCAAAGG GGGGATCAAGCATCAATTATTGGGGGAGCAATTAACTTTGTGAAGGAGCTAGAGCAACTGTTGCAGTCCATGGACGGCAGCCATAAGAGGGCTACCAAGCCAGAACAAGTACCTTTGGCAGAGTTCTTTACCTTTCCACAGTTCTCCACACCTGCGACGACACAGTGTAACAGCAACACTTCATCatcgtcttcgtcatcatctgAGGGTATCCAAATAAGCGACGAGCCGTCCTTGGCTCCTCGGAGCAACAATAACAACAACCAGTGGGCAGCTGCAGACATAGAAGTGACCATGGTGGACAGCCATGCCAATCTTAAGATATTGTCCAAGAAGAGGCCTAGGCAGTTGTTGAAGATGGTGGCCGGGTTTCAAAGTCTTGGGCTCAGTGTCCTTCACCTCAATGTCACCACTGTTGATGAAATGGTCCTCTACTCTGTTAGTGTTAAG ATTGAAGAAGAGTGCCTGCTAAACACTGTGGATGAAATTGCAGCTGCTGTTAATGAAATGCTGCGCAGAATTCAAGAAGCTGGTTTTAGCTGA
- the LOC133742053 gene encoding uncharacterized protein LOC133742053, translated as MTKKGKGQKRAASTLHLKSSTRSQSEDIPNESTHGDEEVEGLETEATKRKGRGPAKGEKGYGMNAEIYGKRIITPQALRSIWPLFKSELQGPYITWAEYPQDQLDKLFDLWRNKNFKFDCSEEELKDVFTEHIKTRYSDWMSEIRNSVFRKHKTAAARYANTPSYLKPEIWTPMVDEWLKETWQEKSERNAINRDKSTMVHTTGSVPMAKYIKEEIDKTGVEPSPIEMFRRFHISKPKDGKPEHWQSEKAKDLYECMELQKRIEETLGGDGEDELDDWDIYKEVVGGSKHGKIRGLGDGMEPPEDVCGSSSSQTCNKRVCLERDKEFGQLEQQVHTLTDMVADLKQVLQAFMANSSSHSQFARQSPLSDKTSGFPGASSAQPASTNGDSETHAP; from the exons ATGACAAAGAAAGGAAAAGGACAGAAAAGGGCAGCAAGCACTTTACATCTCAAGTCTTCCACACGTTCACAGTCTGAAGACATTCCCAATGAATCAACACATGGTGACGAAGAGGTGGAAGGGCTGGAAACTGAGGCTACCAAGAGGAAAGGTAGAGGCCCTGCCAAAGGAGAAAAAGGCTACGGCATGAATGCAGAGATTTATGGAAAGAG GATTATAACTCCCCAAGCTTTGCGAAGTATTTGGCCCCTCTTCAAGTCAGAGCTGCAAGGCCCATACATAACATGGGCAGAATATCCGCAAGATCAATTGGATAAGTTGTTTGACCTATGGAggaataaaaatttcaaatttgattGCTCCGAGGAAGAACTGAAAGATGTATTCACGGAACATATCAAGACTCGTTATAGTGACTGGATGAGTGAAATTCGGAATAGTGTTTTCCGCAAACACAAGACTGCTGCAGCTCGATATGCCAACACTCCGTCGTATTTGAAGCCAGAAATATGGACACCAATGGTTGATGAATGGCTAAAAGAAACGTGGCAG GAGAAGAGTGAGCGGAATGCAATTAATCGTGACAAATCAACTATGGTGCATACAACGGGTTCAGTTCCAATGGCGAAGTACATAAAAGAGGAG ATTGATAAGACTGGAGTTGAACCGAGTCCAATAGAGATGTTTAGAAGGTTTCATATTTCTAAGCCTAAAGATGGAAAACCGGAACATTGGCAGAGTGAGAAGGCAAAGGATCTTTAT GAATGTATGGAATTGCAAAAACGTATAgaggagactttgggtggtgaTGGCGAAGACGAATTGGATGATTGGGACATATACAAGGAGGTGGTTGGTGGGTCTAAACATGGCAAAATTCGTGGCTTAGGTGACGGAATGGAACCACCGGAAGATGTGTGCGGTTCGAGTAGCAGCCAAACTTGCAATAAGCGCGTGTGTTTGGAACGTGACAAAGAGTTTGGACAATTGGAACAACAAGTTCATACTCTTACGGATATGGTGGCTGATTTGAAACAAGTCCTTCAAGCTTTCATGGCAAATAGTTCAAGTCATTCTCAATTTGCGAGACAATCACCACTTTCA GATAAAACTTCAGGCTTCCCAGGGGCTTCATCTGCTCAG CCTGCTTCTACTAATGGAGATTCTGAAACACATGCACCTTGA
- the LOC133742052 gene encoding uncharacterized protein LOC133742052 gives MCMKEPYIFLSLLIPGPKSPGNDIDVYLRPLIDELNTLWEYGAETYDISTKQNFQMRAAVMWTINDFPAYGYMSGWSTQGKLACPCCASETSSRRLQHGSKQCYMRHRRFLAPDHEWRKQREPFDNTREEKCAPRRQSGEEIVDELQGLKTVAHGKNKKTQIIPGFGTTHNWKKSSLFFQLPYWKTLLLRHNLDVMHIEKNIFDNVIGTIMNIDGKTKDSLNARLDLQAMDIRKAYWPREEDGKLVYDPAPFELSAVDIKAICEWLLNLKVPDGYCSNVSRWINAKRRSISGMKSHDCHVFLERLLPLVVRELLPKKPCEALIELSYFFRELCAKVLRVSDLELLENKIAITLCKLEMIFPPAFFDIMVHLSIHLAWEAKVCGPVQYRWMYPIERYLHKLNTYVRNKACPEGSIAEGYLAEECITFCSRYLRQVETKFNRVERNYDGGQPLQDKTQLSIFSLPGKTIGTGVLTVMTEELHHAATHYVLTNCDECLPFIEEHKDILRIQHGDDRVDELHKKNFVEWFSKKIQQLYVDGKVSAQMRSLAQSPGKQAVYYKGYNIHGFRFHTVQHDVTKKTQNSGVMVKGENQINCVPWYGTLTDVVELWYTGHNKVVLFHCNWFDTATKGKGYKEDRYGILSVNNKGKLNTQEPFVLASQATQVYYVEGIKNSAWSVVVETKPRNVFEMPTNEEEPYQEEESQTSHTYANRNEEEDNEE, from the exons ATGTGCATGAAAGAGCCTTACATCTTCTTATCTTTACTCATACCAGGACCGAAGAGTCCTGGCAATGATATTGATGTTTACCTGAGACCGTTGATCGATGAGTTGAACACTTTGTGGGAATATGGTGCAGAAACGTATGACATTTCtacaaaacaaaattttcaGATGAGAGCTGCGGTCATGTGGACAATCAATGATTTTCCTGCATATGGTTACATGTCTGGTTGGAGTACACAGGGAAAATTGGCATGTCCATGTTGTGCGTCAGAGACTTCTAGTCGTAGATTACAACACGGGTCAAAACAATGTTATATGAGGCACCGTCGATTTTTAGCACCAGATCATGAATGGCGTAAACAACGGGAACCTTTTGATAATACAAGGGAAGAGAAATGTGCACCAAGAAGACAATCTGGTGAGGAAATTGTAGATGAACTTCAGGGTTTGAAGACAGTTGCAcatggaaagaataagaaaacccAAATTATCCCTGGATTTGGAACGACTCACAATTGGAAAAAGAGTAGTCTATTTTTCCAATTGCCTTACTGGAAGACACTATTGTTGCGCCATAATTTGGATGTGATGCATATCGAAAAAAATATTTTCGATAACGTGATTGGCACAATAATGAACATTGATGGTAAAACAAAAGATTCTTTAAATGCTCGTCTTGATCTCCAAGCTATGGATATAAGGAAAGCTTACTGGCCTAGAGAGGAGGATGGCAAACTAGTTTATGATCCGGCACCTTTTGAATTGTCAGCAGTTGATATCAAAGCTATATGTGAATGGTTACTGAACTTGAAAGTTCCTGATGGATATTGTTCAAATGTATCTCGTTGGATCAATGCTAAACGACGCAGTATTTCTGGCATGAAGAGTCATGATTGCCATGTTTTCTTAGAGAGACTACTTCCGCTTGTGGTGCGAGAGTTACTGCCCAAAAAACCTTGTGAAGCATTGATTGAGCTTTCTTACTTTTTTAGAGAATTGTGTGCTAAAGTACTGAGGGTCTCGGATTTGGAACttctggaaaataaaattgCCATAACTCTATGCAAGTTGGAAATGATATTTCCTCCTGCATTTTTTGACATCATGGTTCATTTGTCAATTCACTTGGCGTGGGAAGCAAAAGTATGTGGGCCTGTGCAGTATAGATGGATGTATCCCATTGAAAG GTACTTGCATAAGTTAAATACTTATGTTCGTAATAAAGCCTGTCCAGAAGGTTCTATTGCCGAAGGTTATTTGGCAGAAGAGTGTATTACATTTTGTTCACGATATTTACGTCAAGTTGAGACTAAATTTAACCGAGTAGAAAGAAACTATGATGGAGGTCAACCATTGCAAGACAAGACTCAATTATCTATCTTCTCACTTCCGGGTAAAACTATTGGCACAGGTGTATTGACAGTAATGACTGAAGAGCTTCATCATGCTGCCACCCATTATGTCCTGACAAATTGTGATGAGTGTTTGCCTTTTATTGA AGAACATAAGGACATTCTTCGTATACAACATGGTGATGATCGGGTGGATGAGTTGCACAAAAAAAATTTTGTGGAATGGTTTTCTAAGAAG ATCCAACAATTGTATGTAGATGGAAAAGTGAGCGCTCAAATGCGTTCTTTGGCCCAAAGTCCTGGAAAGCAAGCTGTCTACTACAAAGGTTACAATATCCATGGATTTCGGTTCCATACTGTACAACATGACGTGACGAAGAAAACACAAAATAGCGGAGTTATGGTCAAAGGAGAGAACCAAATTAATTGTGTGCCTTGGTATGGAACCCTTACAGACGTCGTTGAGCTCTGGTATACAGGTCACAATAAAGTTGTCTTGTTTCACTGTAATTGGTTTGACACAGCTACCAAAGGCAAAGGTTATAAGGAAGATCGTTATGGCATACTAAGTGTCAACAATAAGGGTAAGTTGAACACCCAAGAGCCATTTGTGCTGGCATCCCAAGCAACCCAGGTTTATTATGTTGAAGGAATAAAAAACAGTGCTTGGAGTGTCGTGGTggaaaccaaacccagaaacGTTTTTGAAATGCCTACTAATGAAGAGGAACCGTATCAAGAAGAAGAATCTCAGACGAGTCACACATATGCAAACCGTAACgaggaagaagataatgaagaaTGA